Below is a genomic region from Desulfobacter sp..
GTGTTTCCAGCCAGGCCCCGGATAAAGACCATTTTGTGGCACCCATGACCTATCAGAATGAAAAGGCGGCGGCGATGGCACGGTTAAAATCAGTCATCAACTCTTTTCAACGAACACAGATTGTTGGGGAAACTAAAAATTATCTTCATGTTGAATGCCGGTCGGCAGTCATGGGGTTTGTCGATGATCTGGAATTTTATTTTCCAAAAGAAAAAAAGATTCACCTGCGCTCGGCCGCACGATTGGGATATTTTGATTTTGGGGTGAACCGCAAACGGGCCGAAAAAATTAGGACCCTTTTTAGGGAAAAGACAACCGCCCCATAATATTCAATAAAAATCATACAAAATGATTCTGGGTGGCCCAGACAGAGGCCTGGGTCCGGCTGTTCACCGCCAGTTTATTAAAAATATGGTTGATATGGCTTTTTACCGTATGGGGACTGATATTCAGGGATTGGGCAATTTCCACATTGGTGGTGCCGCAGGCAAGGAGTTGAAGCACCTGGATTTCCCTTTGGCTTAAAGGTGAGGGCAATTGCGTGTTGGCCTCATCTTGCAGCCCCTCTTTTATGGCGGATAAATGCGCTAACTTTTTTTCCAGGTTTTCAATATATTGATTGGCTGAATTTAAATCAGACATATTCTGAGTGTTATCGATATCCAAAGCAATGGTGGAAAGCAGTTTGCCCTCATTATCATGGATGGGGAAAACGGCTTTTTCCTGGACCGGCAGGTTGATATACGGACAGCGTCCAGGCGTGGTCCGCTGTCTGCTGAGCATGGCGGCAAAGGCCATGCAGGTGCCAAAGCCGCACTCATTGCAATTGGTCTGGGGCAGCAGCTTCAATATCTGGGTGAGGGATGTCTGGCTGAAAAATTTATACCGGGGAGAGATCATTTCCTTTTGATGGTAGACCTGGTTTAAAAACCCCATCAAACCAATGATCAAGGCCCGTGCATCCTCACTGTCATCCACCGGGGAAACAAGGCCTTTATCAGGACGAAGCACACAAAGCACATGGTCAAAATTAAACCGGATATGGGGTGGATTTTCAAATAATTGTGCTTTTTTTGCCACGACATTGATATAGGGAAAT
It encodes:
- a CDS encoding DUF1499 domain-containing protein, with protein sequence MKKLGVSIISCFIFFSCAGQRPENLGIHHNQLAGCPGKPNCVSSQAPDKDHFVAPMTYQNEKAAAMARLKSVINSFQRTQIVGETKNYLHVECRSAVMGFVDDLEFYFPKEKKIHLRSAARLGYFDFGVNRKRAEKIRTLFREKTTAP
- a CDS encoding response regulator transcription factor: MAFAAMLSRQRTTPGRCPYINLPVQEKAVFPIHDNEGKLLSTIALDIDNTQNMSDLNSANQYIENLEKKLAHLSAIKEGLQDEANTQLPSPLSQREIQVLQLLACGTTNVEIAQSLNISPHTVKSHINHIFNKLAVNSRTQASVWATQNHFV